The Corynebacterium pseudopelargi genome contains a region encoding:
- a CDS encoding ComEC/Rec2 family competence protein, giving the protein MSDLRLVPAALSLWCVAVVVTWSRSLALGLGFALCLAVALALWHKPQAIAVGAAAIAGALRTWHSVRAADRFDFSKPLRAEVSSMPHSTEHGWFFRAKVAGFPGELPVITTEAPKIQQFDLLILQGKASPSGGLGRTLYVAEDIHYLGAQGGLQHLSLVIKLRFQALVQQHSNGEAIGLLPAMILGDASLQDTEAKQRYAATGLAHLSAVSGGNVAMLTTAVLAIATLLGASRALALTAALLSLGAFVFIVGPEPSVLRAGVMGSLALVAMMAQTRAPPIHGLSIAILVLLLYEPSLATSFGMSLSSFATAGIIAAYPLIYRSIATPYWPDVLSRMVAVALAAELATLPLVVAMSQRVSLVAVPANVLVAPVVPIITVAGLCAVLLEPTVVGAVVIRAITPLANWIARVAYYGYSLPFARVNVQSDPLTLAWMVLAVAWILFALASRRPTVIILVSLSVGCVLMLLA; this is encoded by the coding sequence ATGAGTGATCTTCGCCTAGTACCTGCGGCACTGAGCCTTTGGTGTGTTGCAGTGGTGGTGACTTGGAGCAGGTCGCTGGCGTTGGGGCTGGGCTTCGCTTTGTGTCTCGCGGTGGCACTGGCGTTGTGGCATAAGCCCCAAGCAATCGCCGTGGGTGCAGCGGCAATCGCGGGTGCGCTTCGCACTTGGCACAGTGTGCGTGCGGCGGATCGCTTCGATTTTTCCAAACCGCTGCGCGCTGAAGTCTCCAGCATGCCCCACAGCACGGAACATGGGTGGTTCTTTCGCGCGAAAGTGGCGGGGTTTCCTGGTGAACTGCCCGTGATCACCACTGAGGCACCAAAGATCCAGCAATTCGACTTGCTGATCCTTCAAGGCAAAGCAAGCCCCAGCGGAGGGCTCGGCAGAACCCTGTATGTGGCAGAGGATATCCACTACCTCGGTGCACAAGGTGGGCTTCAGCATCTTTCCTTGGTGATCAAGCTGCGCTTTCAGGCACTTGTGCAGCAGCACTCCAATGGCGAGGCCATCGGCTTATTGCCGGCGATGATCCTTGGCGATGCCTCCTTGCAAGACACAGAGGCCAAACAACGCTACGCCGCCACTGGGCTTGCGCACTTAAGTGCGGTCAGCGGAGGCAACGTGGCCATGCTCACCACCGCGGTACTAGCCATTGCCACGCTGCTCGGTGCCAGCAGAGCGCTCGCATTGACAGCGGCACTGTTGAGCCTGGGCGCTTTTGTGTTCATCGTCGGCCCGGAGCCTTCGGTGCTGCGCGCTGGAGTGATGGGATCGCTCGCCCTTGTGGCCATGATGGCGCAGACGCGCGCTCCGCCGATTCATGGGTTGAGCATCGCAATACTGGTGTTATTGCTGTATGAGCCCTCTTTGGCCACGTCCTTTGGCATGAGCCTTTCCAGCTTTGCCACCGCGGGCATCATTGCCGCCTATCCGCTGATTTACCGCAGCATTGCAACGCCCTATTGGCCGGATGTGCTCAGCCGCATGGTGGCGGTGGCGCTTGCTGCCGAGCTTGCCACCTTGCCGCTGGTGGTGGCGATGTCTCAGCGGGTGTCCTTGGTGGCGGTGCCGGCCAATGTGCTGGTGGCGCCGGTGGTGCCGATCATTACTGTGGCTGGGTTATGTGCTGTGCTGTTAGAACCCACCGTGGTAGGTGCTGTGGTGATTCGCGCGATCACTCCCTTGGCCAATTGGATTGCCAGGGTTGCTTACTATGGCTACAGCCTGCCCTTTGCGCGTGTGAACGTCCAAAGTGATCCGCTCACGCTGGCCTGGATGGTGCTGGCGGTGGCCTGGATTCTTTTTGCCCTAGCTTCTCGACGCCCAACCGTGATCATCCTCGTGTCCCTCAGCGTCGGATGCGTGCTCATGTTGCTGGCCTAG
- the holA gene encoding DNA polymerase III subunit delta, whose amino-acid sequence MSQAIAPVHLVLGDDEFLRERARIAITSSIAEHSEATVSRVRAGEITQSELLELLSPSLFAEQRVIVIEHLEDAGKEPAQLVLEAASNPIDGMYLIICHAGGGRQKAMVPKLKKLAQVHEVAKLKPNERPAWVTAEFRNHGVNPTPDVIHALLDGVGSDLRELASAVSQLVSDNPDGVDASTVRAFYNGIAEVSGFDIADLAVSGQTARAVASTRRALQLGVSPVALATALSMKVGAVARLYGSWRINSRELAGELGMAPFIVEKTSKVARRWSGDAVSKAVILMAELDATVKGQGGDPEFAIEDAVRRVSQLAG is encoded by the coding sequence GTGAGCCAAGCAATTGCCCCCGTCCATCTCGTCCTCGGTGATGATGAATTCTTGCGCGAGCGCGCCCGCATCGCCATTACGAGCAGCATTGCCGAACACTCCGAGGCAACTGTCAGCCGAGTACGCGCCGGCGAAATCACACAATCTGAGCTCTTAGAGCTGCTCAGCCCCTCACTTTTTGCTGAGCAACGCGTCATTGTGATCGAACACCTTGAAGATGCGGGCAAGGAACCAGCGCAGCTCGTGCTCGAAGCTGCAAGCAACCCCATCGACGGGATGTACCTGATCATTTGCCACGCCGGTGGCGGACGCCAAAAGGCCATGGTGCCGAAGCTGAAAAAGCTTGCGCAAGTCCATGAGGTGGCCAAACTCAAACCCAACGAGCGCCCCGCATGGGTCACAGCGGAGTTTAGAAACCACGGCGTAAACCCCACCCCTGATGTAATCCATGCGCTTCTCGACGGCGTGGGGTCTGATCTGCGCGAGCTTGCTTCAGCCGTGTCTCAACTCGTTTCAGATAACCCTGATGGTGTGGACGCATCGACAGTGCGAGCGTTTTATAACGGCATTGCCGAAGTTTCGGGCTTTGATATTGCAGACCTCGCTGTGAGTGGACAAACCGCCCGCGCCGTGGCCAGCACGCGCCGCGCATTGCAGCTCGGTGTATCGCCGGTGGCGCTGGCTACCGCCCTGAGCATGAAGGTGGGTGCGGTGGCGCGGCTCTATGGCAGTTGGAGAATTAATTCTCGTGAGTTAGCCGGAGAGTTAGGAATGGCGCCGTTTATTGTGGAAAAAACCTCGAAGGTGGCAAGACGCTGGTCAGGCGATGCGGTGAGCAAGGCCGTGATCCTCATGGCCGAACTTGATGCCACCGTCAAAGGCCAAGGCGGCGACCCTGAGTTTGCTATTGAGGATGCGGTGAGGCGCGTTTCCCAACTTGCTGGCTAA
- a CDS encoding ankyrin repeat domain-containing protein translates to MLSSELPEDVQALANKLFQLARSGDPRNLAEYLDHGVDPNLKNHEGNSLLMLAAYSGNEEALEVLIQRGADVDALNDRGQSPLAGAIFKKEQGVVEKLIQAGADPALGQPNAIETARMFGQDELVQRLEGHGA, encoded by the coding sequence ATGCTGTCATCCGAACTACCTGAAGACGTGCAAGCGTTAGCCAACAAGCTATTTCAGCTTGCGCGTTCTGGAGATCCGCGCAACCTGGCGGAATATCTCGACCACGGTGTTGATCCGAACTTAAAAAACCATGAGGGCAATAGCCTGCTGATGTTGGCTGCCTATAGCGGCAACGAGGAAGCACTTGAGGTGCTGATTCAACGCGGCGCCGATGTTGATGCTTTGAATGATCGAGGCCAGTCGCCACTGGCCGGGGCGATTTTTAAGAAGGAACAGGGGGTCGTCGAAAAGCTCATTCAAGCCGGCGCTGACCCTGCCCTGGGGCAGCCAAACGCCATTGAAACGGCGCGTATGTTTGGCCAAGACGAGCTTGTGCAACGGCTCGAAGGCCATGGAGCTTAA